A single Acetivibrio cellulolyticus CD2 DNA region contains:
- a CDS encoding polysaccharide deacetylase family protein, translating into MIRESISRKKIVFFILLISLCCSSCSTQNNMDKSTMAVSNKVYENGSSEKVVIPAIKSADPTVVSSPTPAVELVTYKGTIQHIFFHPLIAYTERAFDNDSMSKGYNDWMVTVKEFKKILESLYKKDFILVAYRDVYETKNENGKIVLAKKELKLPAGKKPLIVSIDDLNYYDYMLENGNVYKLVLDENGDVATYSVAPDGKEIISMDNEIVPILDTFVEQHNNFSFNGAKGIIASTGYEGILGYRTNKLDSLDYEKEKSEALKVVKRLKETGWTFACHGYGHLDDVKVSRERFERDTERWKKEVETLVGPTQIYIYPYGSAFSHKDPRLKYLLNNGFNILCSVGIDDYLEKYEDCALIDRKNIDGYSFRHHSEKLKDLFDVNEVIDSARPAQ; encoded by the coding sequence ATGATAAGAGAAAGCATATCTAGAAAGAAAATAGTATTCTTTATCCTATTGATTTCACTCTGCTGTTCTAGCTGCAGTACGCAGAACAACATGGACAAGAGTACTATGGCTGTAAGTAATAAGGTTTATGAAAATGGAAGTTCTGAGAAAGTTGTAATTCCAGCTATCAAATCAGCTGATCCAACAGTTGTATCTTCTCCGACTCCAGCTGTCGAACTCGTTACATATAAGGGAACTATTCAGCACATATTTTTCCATCCCTTAATAGCTTACACAGAAAGAGCCTTTGATAATGACTCTATGAGCAAAGGCTATAATGATTGGATGGTAACGGTAAAGGAATTTAAGAAAATTCTGGAATCTCTATACAAAAAAGACTTCATCCTGGTAGCTTATAGAGATGTCTATGAAACTAAAAATGAAAACGGTAAAATTGTACTGGCGAAAAAAGAGCTAAAGCTTCCCGCCGGAAAAAAACCTCTTATAGTATCCATTGATGATCTAAACTACTATGATTATATGCTCGAAAACGGAAACGTATACAAACTAGTACTAGATGAAAATGGCGATGTTGCTACGTATTCCGTGGCTCCAGACGGCAAGGAAATTATCTCTATGGATAACGAAATAGTTCCCATATTAGATACGTTTGTGGAACAGCATAATAATTTTTCTTTTAACGGCGCGAAAGGAATTATTGCCTCAACAGGCTATGAGGGCATTTTAGGGTACAGGACAAATAAATTGGACTCCTTAGATTACGAAAAAGAAAAGAGCGAAGCGCTAAAGGTAGTTAAACGACTAAAGGAAACAGGTTGGACCTTTGCATGCCACGGTTATGGGCATCTTGACGATGTAAAGGTAAGCCGCGAGAGATTTGAGCGGGATACCGAACGCTGGAAAAAGGAAGTAGAAACTCTGGTTGGACCTACCCAGATATATATTTATCCCTATGGAAGCGCTTTTAGCCACAAAGACCCAAGGTTAAAATACCTGCTAAATAACGGTTTTAACATACTTTGCAGTGTAGGTATCGATGACTATCTGGAAAAATATGAAGACTGCGCTTTAATTGACAGGAAAAACATAGATGGATATTCATTTAGGCATCATTCAGAAAAGCTTAAAGATCTATTTGATGTAAATGAAGTAATTGACAGTGCAAGACCTGCTCAGTAG
- a CDS encoding tyrosine recombinase XerC, producing MKNISAYEMPLILKDFLNYLQTIKGKSINTVQVYFYDLRVFFRFLKMDRNLVDKKLDFDKIDICDVDIELIKTVTLSDLYSFMSYVSNNRDNTSYARARKVASLKSFFNYLFNKAKLLNVNPASELESPKILKRLPRYLNVEESKQLLSSVNTGTYSERDYAMLTLFLNCGMRLSELVGININNIKNDTLTVIGKGDKERSIPLNSACLEAIEAYMKVRPVNGVKDKNALFISGRKQRISKESVQKIVKKYIKQAGLDPQRYSTHKLRHTAATLMYKYGKVDIRALQELLGHESIATTEIYTHLDKEQLKDAVDKNPLSGFSRAKEKEAD from the coding sequence ATGAAAAATATTTCTGCTTATGAAATGCCTTTAATCTTAAAAGATTTTTTAAACTATCTTCAAACAATCAAAGGAAAATCAATTAACACTGTCCAAGTATATTTTTATGACTTGAGGGTTTTTTTTCGATTCCTTAAAATGGACAGAAATCTGGTCGATAAAAAACTGGATTTTGATAAGATCGATATTTGTGATGTTGATATAGAACTAATTAAAACTGTTACTTTAAGCGATTTATATTCATTTATGTCATACGTCAGCAATAATCGTGACAATACTTCATATGCCCGTGCCAGAAAAGTTGCAAGCTTAAAATCATTCTTCAATTACCTTTTTAATAAGGCTAAACTTCTTAATGTAAACCCTGCAAGCGAACTTGAATCGCCTAAAATCTTAAAACGCCTGCCAAGGTATTTAAATGTTGAGGAAAGCAAACAACTATTATCGTCAGTGAACACCGGAACATATTCTGAACGTGATTATGCAATGTTAACCCTTTTCCTAAACTGTGGTATGCGTTTATCCGAATTAGTTGGAATAAATATAAATAATATAAAAAACGACACCCTTACCGTTATTGGCAAAGGTGATAAAGAGCGCAGCATACCTTTAAATAGTGCTTGTCTTGAAGCTATTGAAGCCTATATGAAAGTTCGTCCCGTAAATGGTGTTAAAGATAAAAATGCTCTTTTTATAAGCGGGAGAAAACAACGTATAAGCAAGGAATCAGTACAGAAGATAGTTAAAAAATATATAAAGCAGGCTGGTCTCGACCCTCAGCGGTATTCAACCCATAAACTAAGACACACAGCAGCAACGCTTATGTATAAGTATGGCAAAGTCGACATTAGAGCGCTACAGGAACTGCTAGGTCACGAAAGTATTGCGACTACAGAAATATATACTCACTTAGATAAGGAACAGCTCAAGGATGCTGTTGACAAGAATCCACTTTCCGGATTTAGTAGAGCTAAGGAAAAAGAAGCTGATTAA
- a CDS encoding LTA synthase family protein, with protein sequence MVITNLLLLLILFVAGVLFFGTRYTQRYFGGVNLETILIQLSMPLGGTNPEIVKSAVVSCAILPLLYSAAILVMYNVFGYFIGIFMGKTESYLLLAFLAMSLILLFSSMLYFNTLLKATRFMSLRSKKTDIYEKYYQAPESVSVSFRNGKRNVIVIYLESMESTFASREEGGLMKENYISELVALAKSNTSFSSVTGFGGYDQIDQAQFTIGALVASTAAIPINSTVNWKEMRDQGNIFPGVKTLGDMLNENGYKQEFLCGSDASFSDRDLWFLRHGNYQIWDYYAAVKNGYIPEGYHVFWGHEDQYLYECAKGELTRLAAGKEPFNFTMLTVDTHHPNGYICDKCENKYKEEFSNVLACSSEQLNDFVSWIKMQPFYENTSIIITGDHLSMIGDYFKGINKSDRRIYNCFINCPNISKAVTEKRVITSFDMFPTVLACAGATIEGERLGLGTNIFSNVPTLAEELGLDVLKTELSKHSEYYTGFFS encoded by the coding sequence ATGGTGATAACGAATTTGCTGTTATTATTGATTTTGTTTGTAGCTGGTGTTCTTTTCTTCGGAACCAGATATACGCAAAGATATTTTGGAGGCGTTAACCTGGAGACTATTTTGATTCAGCTTTCCATGCCGCTTGGAGGTACAAATCCGGAAATTGTCAAAAGTGCTGTGGTAAGTTGTGCAATATTGCCTTTGCTATACTCAGCAGCAATACTTGTTATGTATAATGTTTTTGGGTACTTCATAGGAATATTCATGGGGAAAACTGAAAGTTATCTATTACTTGCATTTCTTGCAATGTCCTTGATTCTCCTGTTTTCCAGCATGCTTTATTTTAATACACTCTTGAAGGCAACTAGATTTATGTCGCTAAGAAGTAAGAAAACCGATATCTATGAAAAATACTATCAGGCTCCCGAATCCGTATCAGTTTCCTTTAGAAATGGGAAGAGGAATGTTATTGTTATTTATCTGGAGTCCATGGAATCCACCTTTGCATCTAGAGAAGAAGGCGGATTAATGAAAGAAAATTATATTTCGGAGCTTGTAGCTCTTGCAAAATCAAATACAAGCTTCTCAAGTGTGACTGGCTTTGGCGGCTATGACCAGATAGATCAGGCACAGTTTACGATAGGGGCACTTGTAGCATCAACAGCAGCAATTCCGATAAATTCAACTGTGAATTGGAAAGAGATGCGCGATCAGGGAAATATATTCCCTGGAGTAAAGACGCTGGGAGACATGCTTAACGAAAATGGTTACAAGCAGGAATTTCTTTGTGGATCAGATGCCTCTTTTTCTGATCGGGATTTATGGTTTTTAAGGCATGGAAACTATCAAATCTGGGACTATTACGCGGCAGTGAAAAATGGATATATCCCGGAAGGCTATCATGTGTTTTGGGGGCATGAGGATCAGTATTTATATGAGTGTGCAAAGGGTGAGCTTACACGTCTGGCAGCAGGAAAAGAGCCGTTTAATTTTACCATGCTTACAGTGGATACACATCATCCCAATGGATATATCTGTGATAAGTGTGAAAACAAATACAAGGAGGAATTCTCTAACGTGCTAGCTTGTTCCAGCGAGCAATTAAATGACTTTGTTTCCTGGATTAAGATGCAGCCTTTCTATGAAAACACATCCATTATTATAACGGGTGATCATCTGAGTATGATCGGGGATTATTTCAAGGGGATAAATAAAAGCGATCGTAGAATTTATAATTGCTTTATTAATTGCCCTAATATCAGCAAAGCGGTGACTGAAAAACGGGTGATTACGTCATTTGACATGTTTCCTACAGTTTTGGCTTGTGCCGGAGCTACGATAGAGGGAGAGCGATTAGGCTTGGGAACGAACATATTTTCCAATGTCCCTACATTGGCAGAGGAACTGGGTTTGGATGTTTTAAAGACAGAATTATCCAAACATTCGGAGTATTATACTGGATTTTTTTCATAA
- a CDS encoding methyl-accepting chemotaxis protein, with amino-acid sequence MSSKDIIARSRKESDAFSLKCMKFLSILSVLDFILVEINKKGKADAGDCLILLSGLAALIPLFYNKFSKGKKNFISVLLISTELISVGLYMSSWVYATPALVLPFVIGAMYYDSKTLKKLLFIKIPSLIAMSFFLYLLYNGKLILDDVVFTKKLAMGSTEYYIIQLIGFGYMFMFLAKKTNSILNSALEQSENSEALLNKVMTNAGNINKNINDLYSYIYHSRDSVTDISKTACSISSKSETMAAKAEESQDFIDQIKAHIDKTMENSTAIIELTESMSYITGKNQNNIDDIVNKVNTINTSNQQTITQFEYIRQNNMEINEALEIINAVSDQTNLLALNASIEAARAGEAGKGFAVVATEIRKLADQTNASTKTITDILSKMIERTNQSIEAVNFTEANICATMELLENTKGDFSKMFSSQNSVIDEIMQSEKLIRKLEDYIQNIKSVMGETLSEFKTTSSDILGISDVLDELDKSFQTIADFAKDVQASSNSLIEP; translated from the coding sequence ATGAGTTCAAAAGATATTATTGCCAGAAGTCGTAAGGAATCCGATGCCTTTTCATTAAAATGTATGAAATTCCTTTCGATTCTTTCTGTACTTGACTTTATTCTTGTCGAAATAAATAAAAAAGGAAAAGCAGATGCCGGGGATTGTTTAATCCTTCTATCTGGATTAGCCGCGCTAATTCCGCTTTTTTATAATAAGTTCTCAAAAGGTAAGAAGAATTTTATTAGTGTTCTGCTGATTTCTACAGAACTTATTTCGGTTGGATTATACATGAGCTCCTGGGTTTATGCTACACCGGCACTGGTGCTTCCATTTGTTATCGGAGCAATGTACTATGACTCAAAGACTCTAAAAAAATTGCTGTTTATTAAGATTCCATCCTTAATAGCAATGTCCTTTTTCTTGTATCTGTTATATAATGGAAAGCTTATTCTGGATGATGTTGTATTTACAAAGAAATTAGCTATGGGTTCCACTGAATATTATATAATACAGCTAATAGGGTTTGGTTATATGTTCATGTTTCTGGCTAAAAAGACAAACAGTATATTAAACAGTGCATTGGAACAAAGTGAAAACAGTGAAGCCTTATTGAATAAAGTTATGACCAACGCCGGAAATATCAATAAAAACATTAATGATTTGTATAGCTACATATATCACAGCCGTGATTCAGTAACTGATATTTCAAAGACAGCATGCTCCATTTCATCAAAGTCCGAAACTATGGCTGCTAAAGCTGAAGAAAGTCAAGATTTTATAGATCAGATTAAGGCGCATATTGATAAAACTATGGAAAATTCTACTGCAATTATAGAACTAACAGAGTCTATGAGTTACATTACTGGAAAGAATCAGAACAATATAGATGATATCGTTAATAAAGTTAACACTATCAATACATCTAATCAACAGACCATAACTCAGTTTGAATATATAAGGCAGAACAATATGGAAATAAATGAAGCTCTAGAGATTATCAATGCTGTATCAGATCAAACTAATCTATTGGCTTTAAATGCTTCTATTGAAGCAGCCCGGGCTGGAGAAGCAGGAAAAGGATTTGCAGTTGTAGCAACAGAAATCAGGAAGCTGGCAGATCAGACTAATGCTTCTACCAAAACCATTACCGATATTTTGAGTAAAATGATTGAAAGAACCAATCAATCTATAGAAGCTGTTAATTTTACAGAAGCAAATATCTGCGCTACCATGGAACTTTTGGAAAATACCAAGGGAGATTTTTCGAAAATGTTTAGCAGTCAGAATTCTGTTATAGATGAAATAATGCAATCCGAAAAACTTATAAGGAAGCTGGAAGATTATATTCAAAATATAAAATCTGTCATGGGAGAGACACTTTCTGAATTTAAGACGACTTCATCAGATATATTAGGTATTTCCGACGTTTTGGATGAGCTTGATAAATCTTTCCAAACAATTGCTGATTTTGCAAAAGATGTTCAAGCAAGCTCCAATAGCCTCATCGAACCTTAA